TCTCGCGGGCCCGCTTCTTGGCGGCGTCGCCCTTGCCACTTGTCAGGGTGAAGCCGACGCCGACAATCGCGACGAAGGCCAGCACGGCAACGAGGAGGATAATGATATTGCTGCTCATCAGGCGTTGTTCAGCGCGTCGAGGGCATCAGCCAGCTCGCGCTCCATGTTGTAATACTGCGCACGTTCCCAGAAGCGCGGCCGGCCGATCCCCATGCCGCGGTGGCGGCCGATGATCTTGCCGTTGTCGTCCTCGCCGTCGATCTCGTATTTCAGCACGTCCTGCAGCACGATCGTGTCGCCTTCCAGGCCGAGCACTTCAGTGATGCCCATGATGCGGCGCGAGCCATCGCGCAGGCGCGAGGCCTGCACGACCACGTCGATCGAGCCGACGATCATTTCACGGATGGTTTTGGCGGGCAGCGAGAAGCCGCCCATGGTGATCATGGATTCGACGCGGCTCAGGGCTTCGCGCGCGGAGTTGGCGTGCAGCGTGCCCATCGAGCCGTCGTGGCCCGTGTTCATCGCTTGCAGGAGGTCGAACGCTTCCGGTCCGCGCACCTCGCCCACGATGATCCGCTCAGGACGCATACGCAGACAGTTCTTGACGAGGTCGCGCATGGTGATCTCGCCCGAGCCTTCAATGTTCGGCGGGCGCGTCTCGAGACGCACGACGTGCGGCTGTTGCAGCTGGAGTTCGGCGGAGTCTTCGCAGGTGATGACGCGCTCGCCCGGCTCGATGAAACCGGTGAGACAGTTGAGCAGCGTCGTCTTGCCGGAACCGGTACCGCCGGAGATCAGCACGTTACAGCGGCTATGTCCGATGATGCGCAACACTTCGGCGCCGGCCTCGCTGATCGAGCCGAAACGCACGAGGTCCTGCAGCTTCAGCTTGTCCTTCTTGAACTTACGAATGGTGAGCGTCGGCCCGTCGATCGCCAGCGGCGGCGCGATAACGTTCACGCGGCTGCCGTCCAGCAGGCGCGCGTCGCAGATCGGCGAGCTTTCATCGACGCGGCGACCGACCTGCGACACGATCCGTTGGCAGATGTTCATCAGCTGCGCGTTGTCACGGAAGCGGATGTTGGTGCGCTCGATCTTGCCGTTGACCTCGATATAGGTCGTGTCGGCGCCGTTGACCATGATATCGGCGATGTCGTCGCGCGCCAGCAGCGGCTCCAGCGGGCCATAGCCGAGCACGTCGTTACAGATGTCGTCGAGCAGGTATTCCTGCTCCGAGATCGACATCACGACGTTCTTGATACTGATGATTTCCACGACGATGTCGCGGATCTCCTCGCGCGCGCTCTCGGTGTCCAGCTGGGCAAGCTGGGAGAGGTCGATCGTGTCGATCAGCGCGTTGAAGACGGTCGTCTTGGTAGCGTAATACTGTTCGGAGTGCTGGTTGACCTTGCGGACCGGCTCCGGCTTGAATTCCGGCGTCTTCAGCTTGACCGGCGCGGCCGGCGCCGCAGCGGCAGCCGGCGCAGGCGCGGCAGGTTTCGGCGCAGCCGGCTTGGGCGCGGCCACCGCAGCGGCGGGTGCGCCGGGAAGCGAAGGGGCCGTTGAGCCAGAGCGTTTTCCGAAAGACATATGCCTACCCGTTCAGTCGAACCCGGCCTACTTGCCCAGAAGTTTCTTGAGGAAAGATTTCTCTTCCAGCTGCACGGCGCGGCCCGTCAGCCGGCTCGCCAGCTGGTCGATGGCAACCGAAGACTTGGCGACCGGCGAGGTCTCCGAAATCATCTGGCCGTTGTTGGCCGCCATGCCGAAGACTTCCGGCTCGAACGGCACGACGATCTCGGGATCGACACCGATGGCAGCGGCGAAGTCCTTCACCGGGATCTCCGGCCGCTTCGGCACGCCGCACATGTTCAGCACGAGGCGCGGCGCGTGGTCGTTGACGCGGTGACCCTTCAGCTGGTCGATCATGTTCTTGCCGTTGCGCAGCGAGGCAAGGTCCGGCTGGCAGACGATGATGACTTCGTCCGAGGCAATCAGTGTACTGCGCACCCAGTTGCTCCAGACGTGCGGCAGGTCGAGCACCATGTAGGGCACGTTGCGGCGCACGCTGTCGATGACGAGCGAATAGGACTCGTCCGGGATGTCCATGATCTGGTTGATATTGGCCGGCGCCGTGAACAGCGAGAGGCGTTCGGTGGCGCGCGCCAGCAGGCGTTCGATCACCGCGTTGTCCGCGCGCTCCGGCGCCAGCAGGGCATCGGCCACGGTCTGCGGCGTGTCCTGGTTGAAGTCGAGCGCGGTGGTGCCGAACGACAGGTCGAGGTCGACCAGCGTGGTGTTGACATGCGTGTTCTCGGCGAGCGCCCAGGCAAGGTTGTGGGCAATCGTCGAGGCCCCTACCCCGCCCTTGGCGCCGACCACCGAGATCTGCTTGCCGAGGAAGGGCGCATCCGGGTCCGCGAACAGGCTCGAGATGGAGCGGATGATCGACAGCGGCTGGAACGGCGGCACGAGGTATTCTGACACGCCGCGCGCAACCAGCTGGCGATACAGGCTGATGTCGTTGACGGCGCCGATGACCAGCACTTTCACATGCTCGTCGCAATGCTCGGCGAGCGCGTCGATCTCATGCAGCACCTGGCTTGCCTGGGCGGAGGATTCCACCATCAGCAGGTTGGGTGTCGTGTTGGCGCGCAGGTCCGCGATGGCGGCGGGGATGCCGCCGGGAATGTATTGCACCGTGGCGCGGCCCATGCGCCGGTCGGCGGCGCAGACCTGCAGCAGTTCGCGCGTCTCTTCGCGCTCGTAGAAGAGCTTGATCGAGATGGCAGGCAGCACGGCGTCGCCGCCCGACTGTTCCAGCGGCGCGAACGTGAACGGCGCCGGCGCCATGGCCTTGGCCGAGAAGTCCGATACCGATTGCACCGGTTGCTCCGCAAACGGATTTTCCGGAGCCGGGTCGTTCGCCCCGGTCAGCGTGTCCTCGGCAAAGACGTCTTCGAACTCGGTGCCGAAGTCATCTTCAAACAGTGCCGTTTCCTTGCCCATGTTACGCGTACTCCTGTTGCCGGACGCGCCGGCCTAGTTCACTGCCTGCGAGATGGCGCCGGATTCTTCACGTGAGCGTTCTGCGCCGGTGACTTCACCGAGGCGGAATTTCGCGAGGATGACTTCGCGGCGCGCGAGGTCGCTCTGGTCGAGCTGGCGGTTGCCGAGCAGGTCCGCCGGATCGGCGATCATGGCGGCAAGGTTGGTGCGCACCGAGCAGCCGAGCGTCGGCAGGTTGTTGTTGGACGAAACATCGCTGAAATCGAGCGTACCCTTGGACGCGCAGTCCGGCGCGACGGCATCATAGGCCTGGTAGGCCAGGATCATCGGCTGCGAGA
The genomic region above belongs to Acidobacteriota bacterium and contains:
- a CDS encoding CpaF family protein, with the protein product MSFGKRSGSTAPSLPGAPAAAVAAPKPAAPKPAAPAPAAAAAPAAPVKLKTPEFKPEPVRKVNQHSEQYYATKTTVFNALIDTIDLSQLAQLDTESAREEIRDIVVEIISIKNVVMSISEQEYLLDDICNDVLGYGPLEPLLARDDIADIMVNGADTTYIEVNGKIERTNIRFRDNAQLMNICQRIVSQVGRRVDESSPICDARLLDGSRVNVIAPPLAIDGPTLTIRKFKKDKLKLQDLVRFGSISEAGAEVLRIIGHSRCNVLISGGTGSGKTTLLNCLTGFIEPGERVITCEDSAELQLQQPHVVRLETRPPNIEGSGEITMRDLVKNCLRMRPERIIVGEVRGPEAFDLLQAMNTGHDGSMGTLHANSAREALSRVESMITMGGFSLPAKTIREMIVGSIDVVVQASRLRDGSRRIMGITEVLGLEGDTIVLQDVLKYEIDGEDDNGKIIGRHRGMGIGRPRFWERAQYYNMERELADALDALNNA
- a CDS encoding AAA family ATPase; this encodes MGKETALFEDDFGTEFEDVFAEDTLTGANDPAPENPFAEQPVQSVSDFSAKAMAPAPFTFAPLEQSGGDAVLPAISIKLFYEREETRELLQVCAADRRMGRATVQYIPGGIPAAIADLRANTTPNLLMVESSAQASQVLHEIDALAEHCDEHVKVLVIGAVNDISLYRQLVARGVSEYLVPPFQPLSIIRSISSLFADPDAPFLGKQISVVGAKGGVGASTIAHNLAWALAENTHVNTTLVDLDLSFGTTALDFNQDTPQTVADALLAPERADNAVIERLLARATERLSLFTAPANINQIMDIPDESYSLVIDSVRRNVPYMVLDLPHVWSNWVRSTLIASDEVIIVCQPDLASLRNGKNMIDQLKGHRVNDHAPRLVLNMCGVPKRPEIPVKDFAAAIGVDPEIVVPFEPEVFGMAANNGQMISETSPVAKSSVAIDQLASRLTGRAVQLEEKSFLKKLLGK